GGCGAGACGTTCGACGTCGTCATCTCGGATCCCCCGTCCTTCTCCACCACCCGCACCGCCCGCTTCTCCGCCGCGCGCGACTACGCCCGGCTGGCGGAGGCCGCCGCGCGCGTGGTGACTCCCGGAGGCCGGCTGGTCGCCTGCTGCAACCACGCGGGGCTGCCCGCGCGCCGCTTCGAGACCATGGTGGCCGAGGGCGTCGCCCTCGCGGGCCGGAAGGGGAAGGCGGTGGGCTCGCTCGGCCCCTCTCCGCTCGACTTCCCGTCGCCCCCGGGACAGGAGCCCGCTCTCAAGGTGCATGTGGTGGAACTTCGTTAGCCCCGCGGGCCCCGGCGCGGGTAATGTCCAGGCGTCATGGCTCCCGCGGCACAGCAGCAGCGCGACACCGCCCGCTTCGGCAAGTACCGGCTCATCGAGCGCATCGCCGTGGGGGGGATGGCGGAGATCTTCCTCGCGCACCAGAAGCACGATGACGGGCACGAGTCGCCCGTCGTCATCAAGCGCATCCGCCCCCACCTGTCCAAGCATGCGGCCTTCGTGAAGATGTTCCTCAACGAGGCCCGGCTCGCCGCGCAGCTCAACCACCCCAACGTGGTGCAGATTCACGACCTGGGGAAGATCGCCGAGAGCCACTTCATCGCCATGGAGTACGTCGCCGGGCGTGACATGCGCCGGGTGGTACCCAAGGCGGAGGCGCTCGGGATTCCCTTCCCGCTGGTGTACGCGGTGAAGATTGCCTCGTGCGTCTGCGCGGGGCTGCACCACGCGCACACCAAGGTGGACCTGTACGGCAACCCGCTCAACATCGTCCACCGGGACGTGTCGCCGGAGAACATCGTCGTCGCCTTCGACGGCTCGGTGAAGATTCTCGACTTCGGCATCGCCAAGGCCGCCAACCAGGTGGGCCAGACGCGCACGGGCGAAATCAAGGGCAAGCTCAGCTACATGAGCCCGGAGCAGTGTCTGGGCACCCCGCTGGACTGCCGCAGCGACATCTTCTCCCTCGGCGTGGTGCTCTACGAGTGGCTCACCGGCTTCAAGCTGTTCACCGGCGAGTCCGAGGTGGCGGTGATGCGCAGCATCACCGAGGGGAAGATCTATGCGCCCTCGTACTTCCGGGAGGACCTGCCCGAGCGGCTGGAGCTCATCCTGATGAAGGCGCTGGAGCGCGACAAGGACAAGCGCTACCAGAC
Above is a genomic segment from Pyxidicoccus trucidator containing:
- a CDS encoding serine/threonine protein kinase gives rise to the protein MAPAAQQQRDTARFGKYRLIERIAVGGMAEIFLAHQKHDDGHESPVVIKRIRPHLSKHAAFVKMFLNEARLAAQLNHPNVVQIHDLGKIAESHFIAMEYVAGRDMRRVVPKAEALGIPFPLVYAVKIASCVCAGLHHAHTKVDLYGNPLNIVHRDVSPENIVVAFDGSVKILDFGIAKAANQVGQTRTGEIKGKLSYMSPEQCLGTPLDCRSDIFSLGVVLYEWLTGFKLFTGESEVAVMRSITEGKIYAPSYFREDLPERLELILMKALERDKDKRYQTAAQMQKDLDAFLDAYEFTPTPLHLSNFLKQLFEEEQRRMQARASNAPTSEEALELSDVVAALDTVKGTPAPEPVAPQATSDDHTEPRMVAVPLSPAAYEALEAAARRNDISPGKLISELLESWLKYR